The Bombus pascuorum chromosome 11, iyBomPasc1.1, whole genome shotgun sequence genome has a window encoding:
- the LOC132911657 gene encoding actin-related protein 1 isoform X1, producing MEPYDVIINQPVVIDNGSGVIKAGFAGDQIPKCRFPNYIGRPKHVRVMAGALEGDLFVGPIAEEHRGLLSLRYPMEHGVVTDWNDMERIWSYVYSKDQLATFSEEHPVLLTEAPLNPRKNREKAAEIFFDTFNVPALFVSMQAVLSLYATGRTTGVVLDAGDGVTHAVPIYEGFAMPHSIMRVDIAGRDVTRHLRLLLRKEGINFRTTAEFEIVRTIKERACYLASNPQKEETIETEKFQYILPDGSYLEIGPARFRAPEVLFRPDLIGEECEGLHEVLTYSIQKSDLDLRKVLFQNIVLSGGSTLFRGFGDRLLSEIRKMAPKDIKIRISAPQERLYSTWIGGSILASLDTFKKMWVSKREYEEDGIRAIHRKTF from the exons ATGGAACCGTACGATGTGATAATTAATCAACCCGTAGTTATCGATAAT gGTTCTGGTGTAATTAAAGCAGGATTTGCTGGCGATCAGATACCAAAATGCAGATTTCCAAATTA TATTGGCAGACCCAAACATGTGCGTGTTATGGCTGGTGCTTTAGAAGGGGATCTTTTTGTGGGCCCAATAGCAGAGGAACATCGTGGTCTTTTATCTCTTCGTTATCCAATGGAACATGGGGTTGTAACAGATTGGAATGACATGGAAAGAATTTGGTCTTATGTTTATAGTAAAGATCAATTAGCAACATTTAGTGAAGAACATCCAGTTTTGTTAACAGAAGCACCGCTTAATCCAAGAAAAAATAGGGAAAAAGCTGcagaaatattctttgataCGTTCAATGTTCCAGCTTTGTTTGTTTCAATGCAAGCTGTTCTTAGTCT atatgCCACAGGGCGGACTACAGGAGTAGTTTTAGATGCTGGAGATGGTGTCACACATGCAGTACCTATTTATGAAGGTTTTGCTATGCCTCATAGTATTATGAGAGTTGATATAGCAGGACGTGATGTCACAAGGCACCTCCGGCTTCTTCTACGTAAAGAGGGTATTAATTTCAGAACTACAGcagaatttgaaattgttagAACAATTAAAGAAAGAGCATGCTATCTTGCTAGTAACCctcaaaaagaagaaactattgaaacagaaaaattccaatatatatTGCCTGATGGAAGTTACTTagag ATTGGACCAGCACGGTTTAGAGCTCCTGAAGTGCTCTTTAGACCAGACTTAATTGGAGAAGAATGTGAAGGACTTCATGAAGTATTAACATATTCCATTCAGAAATCTGATTTAGATTTAAGAAAGGTATTATTCCAAAACATTGTCTTATCAGGAGGATCTACATTATTCCGt GGATTTGGTGATAGATTACTATCTGAGATTCGTAAAATGGCAccgaaagatataaaaattagg ATATCAGCTCCTCAAGAACGATTATATAGTACTTGGATTGGAGGTTCTATTTTAGCTTCTTTAGATACTTTCAAGAAGATGTGGGTTAGTAAAAGAGAATATGAAGAGGATGGTATTAGAGCAATTCAtcgtaaaacattttga
- the LOC132911657 gene encoding beta-centractin isoform X2, which yields MAGALEGDLFVGPIAEEHRGLLSLRYPMEHGVVTDWNDMERIWSYVYSKDQLATFSEEHPVLLTEAPLNPRKNREKAAEIFFDTFNVPALFVSMQAVLSLYATGRTTGVVLDAGDGVTHAVPIYEGFAMPHSIMRVDIAGRDVTRHLRLLLRKEGINFRTTAEFEIVRTIKERACYLASNPQKEETIETEKFQYILPDGSYLEIGPARFRAPEVLFRPDLIGEECEGLHEVLTYSIQKSDLDLRKVLFQNIVLSGGSTLFRGFGDRLLSEIRKMAPKDIKIRISAPQERLYSTWIGGSILASLDTFKKMWVSKREYEEDGIRAIHRKTF from the exons ATGGCTGGTGCTTTAGAAGGGGATCTTTTTGTGGGCCCAATAGCAGAGGAACATCGTGGTCTTTTATCTCTTCGTTATCCAATGGAACATGGGGTTGTAACAGATTGGAATGACATGGAAAGAATTTGGTCTTATGTTTATAGTAAAGATCAATTAGCAACATTTAGTGAAGAACATCCAGTTTTGTTAACAGAAGCACCGCTTAATCCAAGAAAAAATAGGGAAAAAGCTGcagaaatattctttgataCGTTCAATGTTCCAGCTTTGTTTGTTTCAATGCAAGCTGTTCTTAGTCT atatgCCACAGGGCGGACTACAGGAGTAGTTTTAGATGCTGGAGATGGTGTCACACATGCAGTACCTATTTATGAAGGTTTTGCTATGCCTCATAGTATTATGAGAGTTGATATAGCAGGACGTGATGTCACAAGGCACCTCCGGCTTCTTCTACGTAAAGAGGGTATTAATTTCAGAACTACAGcagaatttgaaattgttagAACAATTAAAGAAAGAGCATGCTATCTTGCTAGTAACCctcaaaaagaagaaactattgaaacagaaaaattccaatatatatTGCCTGATGGAAGTTACTTagag ATTGGACCAGCACGGTTTAGAGCTCCTGAAGTGCTCTTTAGACCAGACTTAATTGGAGAAGAATGTGAAGGACTTCATGAAGTATTAACATATTCCATTCAGAAATCTGATTTAGATTTAAGAAAGGTATTATTCCAAAACATTGTCTTATCAGGAGGATCTACATTATTCCGt GGATTTGGTGATAGATTACTATCTGAGATTCGTAAAATGGCAccgaaagatataaaaattagg ATATCAGCTCCTCAAGAACGATTATATAGTACTTGGATTGGAGGTTCTATTTTAGCTTCTTTAGATACTTTCAAGAAGATGTGGGTTAGTAAAAGAGAATATGAAGAGGATGGTATTAGAGCAATTCAtcgtaaaacattttga
- the LOC132911637 gene encoding uncharacterized protein LOC132911637 isoform X1, with protein sequence MECFYHSLIRVHRMAKNKIQDKFTKPKPKPVISKKESKFKMSMLNISVMVLCIAVAIWFSYRGYLETRVNTPYDVKKLVTASGLDVADRYWGTYRSGVYFGLKTRDPHSLITGLMWYFPHLLRQDRSGLRHWCEQSDRLDRYAWMEHDGRTFGVQEIVDNSVILTTTFVKRPGGKHGGDWTARISVTSKDKIRDGEEISLLFYTAIEENVKGWVKVNLGDGKQLTGVEGNTQGLGSFTINLNMIRGTVEEHSFLATVAPGLNALKETVLQNLRIAFHKGSSKEYIVLAGEQIPLSVDGKRRDANFIATQITGKIPFEIEISYESGSFINRINKLIGQNYDRTLEMHRKLFDDKFEKVFKLKSKGYTEEEIKFAKMTLSNMMGSIGYFYGSSQVQSQYTKGPVPYWKAPLYTAVPSRSFFPRGFLWDEGFHGLLISVWDLEIELDIINHWFDLMNVEGWIPREMILGQEALAKVPEEFITQINTNANPPTFFLTLHFILKHKKEEVLEKHFQFFDNLYPRLQTWFNWFNTTQIGDIPSTYRWRGRDGTTNKELNPKTLTSGLDDYPRASHPNVDERHVDLRCWIAFAADIMHQISEMLSHSNNKYQETYQYLSDNSLLNKLHWSPSTQTYADFGLHTDKVILRKVTSSSRSRLQPSETIRVVMEDPTLRYVDSSFGYVSLFPFILQIINPSSPQLGKVLQDLTNPDLLWTKYGLRSLAKISPLYMEYNTEHDAPYWRGAIWMNLNYLTVRATHYYSNIEGPYQDKARKIYQNLRKNLIQNVIKQYKKTGYVWENYGDVHGEAKGSHPFTGWTSLVLLLMAEIY encoded by the exons atGGAATGCTTTTATCATTCACTGATAAG AGTACATAGAAtggcaaaaaataaaatacaagataaatttacaaaaccaAAACCTAAACCTGTtatttcaaaaaaagaaagtaaatttaaaatgtcCATGTTAAACATTTCAGTTATGGTTTTATGTATTGCTGTTGCTATTTGGTTCAGTTATAGAGGATACTTAGAAACAAGAGTGAATACTCCATATGATGTAAAAAAG CTAGTTACAGCCTCTGGATTGGATGTTGCAGACAGATATTGGGGTACCTATAGATCAGGTGTTTATTTTGGATTAAAAACTCGAGATCCACATTCTTTAATAACAGGATTAATGTGGTATTTCCCACATTTATTGCGTCAGGATAGAAGTGGCCTTAGACATTGGTGTGAACAAAGTGACAGACTAGATAG atATGCATGGATGGAACATGATGGAAGAACATTTGGTGTTCAAGAAATAGTGGATAATTCAGTTATTTTAACTACTACATTTGTTAAAAGACCTGGTGGTAAACATGGTGGAGATTGGACTGCAAGAATTTCTGTAACTTCTAAGGATAAGATACGAGATGGtgaagaaatttcattacttttcTATACTGCCATTGAAGAGAATGTTAAAGGATGGGTTAAAGTTAATCTTGGTGATGGAAAACAGTTAACAGGTGTAGAGGGGAATACCCAAGGTTTAGGTTCATTTACTATAAATCTTAATATGATACGTGGAACTGTAGAGGAGCACTCTTTTCTAGCAACTGTTGCCCCTGGCTTAAATGCCTTGAAAGAAACAGTTCTCCAAAATCTAAGGATAGCATTTCATAAAGGATCATCAAAGGAATACATAGTTCTAGCGGGTGAACAAATACCATTATCGGtagatggaaaaagaagagatgcaaattttattgcaacacaaataacaggaaaaattccctttgaaattgaaattagttATGAATCAGGTAGTTTTATTAACAGAATCAACAAATTAATTGGTCAAAATTATGACCGTACTTTAGAAATGCACCGAAAATTATTTGATGACAAGTTTGAGAAGGTGTTTAAATTAAAGTCGAAAGGTTATacggaagaagaaattaaatttgcaaaaatgaCGCTATCGAATATGATGGGCTCTATAGGCTACTTCTATGGAAGTTCACAAGTTCAAAGTCAATATACTAAAGGTCCTGTGCCTTACTGGAAAGCACCTTTATATACTGCTGTACCTAGTAGAAGCTTTTTTCCACGAGGATTTCTATGGGACGAAGGTTTTCATGGCTTGCTTATATCAGTTTGGGATTTAGAAATCGAACTAGATATTATAAATCATTGGTTCGACTTAATGAACGTCGAAGGATGGATTCCGAGAGAAATGATTTTGGGTCAGGAAGCTCTAGCAAAAGTTCCAGAAGAGTTCATAActcaaataaatacaaatgcaAATCCacctacattttttttaacgttgcATTTTATACTTAAACACAAAAAAGAAGAGGTATTAGAAaaacatttccaattttttgataatttgtACCCTCGTCTTCAGACATGGTTTAATTGGTTTAATACTACGCAAATTGGAGATATACCGAGTACGTATAGATGGAGAGGTAGAGATGGAACAACTAACAAAGAATTAAATCCAAAAACGCTCACATCTGGATTAGATGATTATCCAAGAGCTTCTCATCCAAATGTCGATGAACGACATGTCGATTTACGTTGCTGGATTGCATTTGCCGCTGATATTATGCATCAGATCAGTGAAATGTTAAGTCactctaataataaatatcaagaGACCTATCAGTACTTATCTGATaatagtttattaaataaactacATTGGTCACCAAGTACACAAACGTATGCTGATTTCGGATTGCATACAGATAAAGTAATTCTACGAAAAGTAACTTCGTCTTCAAGATCACGTCTACAACCGTCGGAAACAATACGAGTTGTAATGGAAGATCCAACTCTAAGATACGTTGATTCTTCCTTCGGATATGTCTcgttatttccatttattttacaaattatcaaTCCTAGTTCTCCACAGTTAGGCAAAGTACTACAGGATTTAACCAATCCTGACCTATTGTGGACTAAATATGGCTTACGATCACTCGCAAAGATATCACCACTTTACATGGAATATAATACTGAACACGATGCTCCTTACTGGAGAGGAgctatttggatgaatttgaattatttgacAGTACGAGCAACGCACTATTATTCTAACATTGAAGGTCCATATCAAGACAAAGcgagaaaaatttatcagaatttaagaaagaatttaatacaaaacgttattaagcaatataaaaaaactgGATACGTATGGGAAAATTATGGAGATGTTCATGGAGAAGCAAAAGGCAGTCATCCATTCACTGGTTGGACATCTCTAGTTTTATTACTTATggcagaaatttattaa
- the LOC132911637 gene encoding uncharacterized protein LOC132911637 isoform X3 — protein MWYFPHLLRQDRSGLRHWCEQSDRLDRYAWMEHDGRTFGVQEIVDNSVILTTTFVKRPGGKHGGDWTARISVTSKDKIRDGEEISLLFYTAIEENVKGWVKVNLGDGKQLTGVEGNTQGLGSFTINLNMIRGTVEEHSFLATVAPGLNALKETVLQNLRIAFHKGSSKEYIVLAGEQIPLSVDGKRRDANFIATQITGKIPFEIEISYESGSFINRINKLIGQNYDRTLEMHRKLFDDKFEKVFKLKSKGYTEEEIKFAKMTLSNMMGSIGYFYGSSQVQSQYTKGPVPYWKAPLYTAVPSRSFFPRGFLWDEGFHGLLISVWDLEIELDIINHWFDLMNVEGWIPREMILGQEALAKVPEEFITQINTNANPPTFFLTLHFILKHKKEEVLEKHFQFFDNLYPRLQTWFNWFNTTQIGDIPSTYRWRGRDGTTNKELNPKTLTSGLDDYPRASHPNVDERHVDLRCWIAFAADIMHQISEMLSHSNNKYQETYQYLSDNSLLNKLHWSPSTQTYADFGLHTDKVILRKVTSSSRSRLQPSETIRVVMEDPTLRYVDSSFGYVSLFPFILQIINPSSPQLGKVLQDLTNPDLLWTKYGLRSLAKISPLYMEYNTEHDAPYWRGAIWMNLNYLTVRATHYYSNIEGPYQDKARKIYQNLRKNLIQNVIKQYKKTGYVWENYGDVHGEAKGSHPFTGWTSLVLLLMAEIY, from the exons ATGTGGTATTTCCCACATTTATTGCGTCAGGATAGAAGTGGCCTTAGACATTGGTGTGAACAAAGTGACAGACTAGATAG atATGCATGGATGGAACATGATGGAAGAACATTTGGTGTTCAAGAAATAGTGGATAATTCAGTTATTTTAACTACTACATTTGTTAAAAGACCTGGTGGTAAACATGGTGGAGATTGGACTGCAAGAATTTCTGTAACTTCTAAGGATAAGATACGAGATGGtgaagaaatttcattacttttcTATACTGCCATTGAAGAGAATGTTAAAGGATGGGTTAAAGTTAATCTTGGTGATGGAAAACAGTTAACAGGTGTAGAGGGGAATACCCAAGGTTTAGGTTCATTTACTATAAATCTTAATATGATACGTGGAACTGTAGAGGAGCACTCTTTTCTAGCAACTGTTGCCCCTGGCTTAAATGCCTTGAAAGAAACAGTTCTCCAAAATCTAAGGATAGCATTTCATAAAGGATCATCAAAGGAATACATAGTTCTAGCGGGTGAACAAATACCATTATCGGtagatggaaaaagaagagatgcaaattttattgcaacacaaataacaggaaaaattccctttgaaattgaaattagttATGAATCAGGTAGTTTTATTAACAGAATCAACAAATTAATTGGTCAAAATTATGACCGTACTTTAGAAATGCACCGAAAATTATTTGATGACAAGTTTGAGAAGGTGTTTAAATTAAAGTCGAAAGGTTATacggaagaagaaattaaatttgcaaaaatgaCGCTATCGAATATGATGGGCTCTATAGGCTACTTCTATGGAAGTTCACAAGTTCAAAGTCAATATACTAAAGGTCCTGTGCCTTACTGGAAAGCACCTTTATATACTGCTGTACCTAGTAGAAGCTTTTTTCCACGAGGATTTCTATGGGACGAAGGTTTTCATGGCTTGCTTATATCAGTTTGGGATTTAGAAATCGAACTAGATATTATAAATCATTGGTTCGACTTAATGAACGTCGAAGGATGGATTCCGAGAGAAATGATTTTGGGTCAGGAAGCTCTAGCAAAAGTTCCAGAAGAGTTCATAActcaaataaatacaaatgcaAATCCacctacattttttttaacgttgcATTTTATACTTAAACACAAAAAAGAAGAGGTATTAGAAaaacatttccaattttttgataatttgtACCCTCGTCTTCAGACATGGTTTAATTGGTTTAATACTACGCAAATTGGAGATATACCGAGTACGTATAGATGGAGAGGTAGAGATGGAACAACTAACAAAGAATTAAATCCAAAAACGCTCACATCTGGATTAGATGATTATCCAAGAGCTTCTCATCCAAATGTCGATGAACGACATGTCGATTTACGTTGCTGGATTGCATTTGCCGCTGATATTATGCATCAGATCAGTGAAATGTTAAGTCactctaataataaatatcaagaGACCTATCAGTACTTATCTGATaatagtttattaaataaactacATTGGTCACCAAGTACACAAACGTATGCTGATTTCGGATTGCATACAGATAAAGTAATTCTACGAAAAGTAACTTCGTCTTCAAGATCACGTCTACAACCGTCGGAAACAATACGAGTTGTAATGGAAGATCCAACTCTAAGATACGTTGATTCTTCCTTCGGATATGTCTcgttatttccatttattttacaaattatcaaTCCTAGTTCTCCACAGTTAGGCAAAGTACTACAGGATTTAACCAATCCTGACCTATTGTGGACTAAATATGGCTTACGATCACTCGCAAAGATATCACCACTTTACATGGAATATAATACTGAACACGATGCTCCTTACTGGAGAGGAgctatttggatgaatttgaattatttgacAGTACGAGCAACGCACTATTATTCTAACATTGAAGGTCCATATCAAGACAAAGcgagaaaaatttatcagaatttaagaaagaatttaatacaaaacgttattaagcaatataaaaaaactgGATACGTATGGGAAAATTATGGAGATGTTCATGGAGAAGCAAAAGGCAGTCATCCATTCACTGGTTGGACATCTCTAGTTTTATTACTTATggcagaaatttattaa
- the LOC132911637 gene encoding uncharacterized protein LOC132911637 isoform X2: protein MAKNKIQDKFTKPKPKPVISKKESKFKMSMLNISVMVLCIAVAIWFSYRGYLETRVNTPYDVKKLVTASGLDVADRYWGTYRSGVYFGLKTRDPHSLITGLMWYFPHLLRQDRSGLRHWCEQSDRLDRYAWMEHDGRTFGVQEIVDNSVILTTTFVKRPGGKHGGDWTARISVTSKDKIRDGEEISLLFYTAIEENVKGWVKVNLGDGKQLTGVEGNTQGLGSFTINLNMIRGTVEEHSFLATVAPGLNALKETVLQNLRIAFHKGSSKEYIVLAGEQIPLSVDGKRRDANFIATQITGKIPFEIEISYESGSFINRINKLIGQNYDRTLEMHRKLFDDKFEKVFKLKSKGYTEEEIKFAKMTLSNMMGSIGYFYGSSQVQSQYTKGPVPYWKAPLYTAVPSRSFFPRGFLWDEGFHGLLISVWDLEIELDIINHWFDLMNVEGWIPREMILGQEALAKVPEEFITQINTNANPPTFFLTLHFILKHKKEEVLEKHFQFFDNLYPRLQTWFNWFNTTQIGDIPSTYRWRGRDGTTNKELNPKTLTSGLDDYPRASHPNVDERHVDLRCWIAFAADIMHQISEMLSHSNNKYQETYQYLSDNSLLNKLHWSPSTQTYADFGLHTDKVILRKVTSSSRSRLQPSETIRVVMEDPTLRYVDSSFGYVSLFPFILQIINPSSPQLGKVLQDLTNPDLLWTKYGLRSLAKISPLYMEYNTEHDAPYWRGAIWMNLNYLTVRATHYYSNIEGPYQDKARKIYQNLRKNLIQNVIKQYKKTGYVWENYGDVHGEAKGSHPFTGWTSLVLLLMAEIY, encoded by the exons AtggcaaaaaataaaatacaagataaatttacaaaaccaAAACCTAAACCTGTtatttcaaaaaaagaaagtaaatttaaaatgtcCATGTTAAACATTTCAGTTATGGTTTTATGTATTGCTGTTGCTATTTGGTTCAGTTATAGAGGATACTTAGAAACAAGAGTGAATACTCCATATGATGTAAAAAAG CTAGTTACAGCCTCTGGATTGGATGTTGCAGACAGATATTGGGGTACCTATAGATCAGGTGTTTATTTTGGATTAAAAACTCGAGATCCACATTCTTTAATAACAGGATTAATGTGGTATTTCCCACATTTATTGCGTCAGGATAGAAGTGGCCTTAGACATTGGTGTGAACAAAGTGACAGACTAGATAG atATGCATGGATGGAACATGATGGAAGAACATTTGGTGTTCAAGAAATAGTGGATAATTCAGTTATTTTAACTACTACATTTGTTAAAAGACCTGGTGGTAAACATGGTGGAGATTGGACTGCAAGAATTTCTGTAACTTCTAAGGATAAGATACGAGATGGtgaagaaatttcattacttttcTATACTGCCATTGAAGAGAATGTTAAAGGATGGGTTAAAGTTAATCTTGGTGATGGAAAACAGTTAACAGGTGTAGAGGGGAATACCCAAGGTTTAGGTTCATTTACTATAAATCTTAATATGATACGTGGAACTGTAGAGGAGCACTCTTTTCTAGCAACTGTTGCCCCTGGCTTAAATGCCTTGAAAGAAACAGTTCTCCAAAATCTAAGGATAGCATTTCATAAAGGATCATCAAAGGAATACATAGTTCTAGCGGGTGAACAAATACCATTATCGGtagatggaaaaagaagagatgcaaattttattgcaacacaaataacaggaaaaattccctttgaaattgaaattagttATGAATCAGGTAGTTTTATTAACAGAATCAACAAATTAATTGGTCAAAATTATGACCGTACTTTAGAAATGCACCGAAAATTATTTGATGACAAGTTTGAGAAGGTGTTTAAATTAAAGTCGAAAGGTTATacggaagaagaaattaaatttgcaaaaatgaCGCTATCGAATATGATGGGCTCTATAGGCTACTTCTATGGAAGTTCACAAGTTCAAAGTCAATATACTAAAGGTCCTGTGCCTTACTGGAAAGCACCTTTATATACTGCTGTACCTAGTAGAAGCTTTTTTCCACGAGGATTTCTATGGGACGAAGGTTTTCATGGCTTGCTTATATCAGTTTGGGATTTAGAAATCGAACTAGATATTATAAATCATTGGTTCGACTTAATGAACGTCGAAGGATGGATTCCGAGAGAAATGATTTTGGGTCAGGAAGCTCTAGCAAAAGTTCCAGAAGAGTTCATAActcaaataaatacaaatgcaAATCCacctacattttttttaacgttgcATTTTATACTTAAACACAAAAAAGAAGAGGTATTAGAAaaacatttccaattttttgataatttgtACCCTCGTCTTCAGACATGGTTTAATTGGTTTAATACTACGCAAATTGGAGATATACCGAGTACGTATAGATGGAGAGGTAGAGATGGAACAACTAACAAAGAATTAAATCCAAAAACGCTCACATCTGGATTAGATGATTATCCAAGAGCTTCTCATCCAAATGTCGATGAACGACATGTCGATTTACGTTGCTGGATTGCATTTGCCGCTGATATTATGCATCAGATCAGTGAAATGTTAAGTCactctaataataaatatcaagaGACCTATCAGTACTTATCTGATaatagtttattaaataaactacATTGGTCACCAAGTACACAAACGTATGCTGATTTCGGATTGCATACAGATAAAGTAATTCTACGAAAAGTAACTTCGTCTTCAAGATCACGTCTACAACCGTCGGAAACAATACGAGTTGTAATGGAAGATCCAACTCTAAGATACGTTGATTCTTCCTTCGGATATGTCTcgttatttccatttattttacaaattatcaaTCCTAGTTCTCCACAGTTAGGCAAAGTACTACAGGATTTAACCAATCCTGACCTATTGTGGACTAAATATGGCTTACGATCACTCGCAAAGATATCACCACTTTACATGGAATATAATACTGAACACGATGCTCCTTACTGGAGAGGAgctatttggatgaatttgaattatttgacAGTACGAGCAACGCACTATTATTCTAACATTGAAGGTCCATATCAAGACAAAGcgagaaaaatttatcagaatttaagaaagaatttaatacaaaacgttattaagcaatataaaaaaactgGATACGTATGGGAAAATTATGGAGATGTTCATGGAGAAGCAAAAGGCAGTCATCCATTCACTGGTTGGACATCTCTAGTTTTATTACTTATggcagaaatttattaa
- the LOC132911646 gene encoding O-phosphoseryl-tRNA(Sec) selenium transferase produces MNNQAFSLAERLIPSTYVQQGLNAKKARENLIRHFIEHQKWPEEGWDDATIEAFLSDLSQMDSNNFPSNCSVGEREARIVSNIVARRHFRMGHGIGRSSDLEEVQPKAAGSSLMYKLTNALVLEVIRYMGVKSIAGCFLSPMATGMSLVLCMLTFKQDRPRAKYVLWPRIDQKSSFKSIITAGLEPIVIETKIVGDELKTDMQRLESQMAALGESVACVLTTTSCFAPRACDSIDSIAALCTQYNIPHLVNNAYGLQSTRCMHLIQEASRKGRVDAFVQSTDKNFLVPVGGAIIGSFDKNLLDRISKMYPGRASASSIMDVMITLLSLGMAGYKQLITQRKEMYSYLKEELGKLATRHDERLLDTKGNPISMGMTLQCLSHQHDNKQVTMLGLMLFLRNVSGTRVITTTETKHIVSYKFEGWGAHNSNYPVPYLTAAAALGMKKSDVDMFIQRLDKALTKVRRRSAPVTPTASLAGSSINGDAVGTGGPGESSTASTSRASSKDSLRK; encoded by the exons ATGAATAATCAGGCATTCAGTTTAGCTGAAAGACTTATTCCTTCAACCTATGTACAACAAGGTTTAAATGCAAAAAAAGCACGTGAAAATCTTATAAGACACTTCATCGAACAT cAAAAATGGCCAGAAGAGGGTTGGGATGATGCAACAATAGAAGCTTTTCTCTCAGATCTGTCACAAATGGACAGCAACAATTTTCCTTCCAATTGTAGTGTTGGAGAACGTGAAGCAAGAATTGTATCAAACATTGTTGCAAGGCGACATTTTCGAATGGGTCATGGCATAGGAAGATCAAGTGATTTAGAAGAAGTACAACCAAAAGCTGCAGGAAGTAGCctaatgtataaattaaccAATGCTTTAGTACTTGAAGTCATTCGATATATGG GTGTAAAAAGCATAGCAGGTTGTTTTCTATCACCAATGGCTACAGGCATGAGTTTGGTATTATGTATGTTAACATTTAAACAGGATAGACCACGAGCCAAGTATGTCCTGTGGCCTAGAATTGATCAAAAATCAAGCTTTAAATCGATAATCACAGCTGGATTAGAACCGATTGTTATTGAAACCAAGATAGTTGGAGATGAATTAAAGACAGATATGCAAAGACTTGAATCTCAAATGGCAGCTTTAGGTGAAAGTGTTGCTTGTGTGCTCACAACAACTAGTTGCTTTGCACCCAGGGCATGTGATTCTATTGATTCTATTGCAGCGCTTTGTACTCAATATAACATTCCACATTTAGTAAATAATGCGTATGG CTTACAGAGTACGAGATGTATGCATTTGATTCAAGAAGCATCGCGTAAGGGCCGCGTCGATGCTTTCGTTCAAAGCAcggataaaaattttctagtaCCAGTTGGTGGTGCAATTATTGGCTCTTTTGACAAAAATCTGTTAGATCGCATATCAAAAATGTACCCAGGTCGTGCAAGTGCCAGCTCCATTATGGATGTAATGATAACATTACTAAGCTTAGGAATGGCGGGTTACAAACAATTAATAACGCAACGTAAAGAAATGTATTCATATTTAAAGGAAGAACTTGGCAAATTAGCAACAAGACATGATGAAAGATTGCTAGACACTAAAGGAAATCCTATATCAATGGGAATGACTCTTCAGTGTTTAAGTCATCAGCATGATAATAAACAAGTTACAATGTTAGGTTTGATGTTATTTCTCCGCAATGTTAGTGGTACAAGAGTAATAACAACAACAGAAACTAAGCATATTGTTTCATATAAGTTTGAAG gTTGGGGAGCTCATAATAGTAATTATCCAGTACCATACTTAACTGCTGCTGCAGCTTTAGGTATGAAGAAATCAGATGTGGACATGTTTATACAACGATTAGATAAAGCTCTGACAAAAGTAAGGAGGCGTTCAGCTCCAGTTACACCGACAGCATCTCTTGCTGGATCCAGCATTAATGGAGATGCAGTAGGTACTGGTGGTCCTGGAGAATCAAGTACAGCTTCAACTAGCCGAGCAAGTAGTAAGGATAGTTTGAGAAAATGA